The Sorangiineae bacterium MSr11954 DNA segment GGCCAGGGCCTCGCCGACGAAGCGCATGTACGTCGCGTCGTAGCGCGCGAGCGCCTTCTGGAACAGCTCCTCTTTGTTCCCGAAGGCCGCGTACAGGCTCGGGCGGTTGATGCCCATCGCGGTGGTGAGATCGGACAGCGACGCGCCCTCGTACCCTTTCTCCCAAAAGACGCGGAGCGCCTTCTCCAGCGCCTCCTCCTCGTCGAAGGTGCGCGGGCGTCCCATGGCCGGGCTGGCTTCCTCCACTTTCATACCGATCGATACTAAACATCTTGACCGCCGCTGTCGATGGCTACATTAATACTGATCGGTACATATATTGGTGCGGGGCACGAGGCTCATTTGCCTGCGAAGGAAGGGACATGACGAACGAGAAGAAGCTCACTGGGAAGGTCGCCCTGGTCACCGGGGGCTCGCGCGGTCTCGGCAGAGAGACGGCGCGCGCGCTCGCCGACGAAGGCGCGGACATCGCGATAAGCTACGTGGCCTCGGCCGACAAAGCGGAGGCCGTGGTGCGCGAGCTCCAGGCCAAAGGCGTGAGGGCGGCCGCGTTTCAATCCGATCAGGGCGAGCCCGGTAGGCCGGCCGCGCTCGTCGACGCGGTCGTCGCCCATTTCGGCCGCCTCGATATCCTCGTGAACAACGCGGCCCTCTCCATCCCGAGCCGCATCGACGCCCCCGACGGCGATGTCGCCGCCCTCGATCGGCTATGGGCCGTCAACGCCCTCGGCGTGGTGGCCACCATCCGCGCCGCCGTCAAAGTGCTCGGCAAGGGCGGGCGCATCATCACCATCGGCTCCGGCGTCGCGCGCCGCGCGGGCTATCCGGGCGTGGCCGACTACGCGGGCACCAAAGGCGCCATCGTGGCCTACTCCAAGGGCGCCGCGCGCGATCTCGCCCCGCGCGAGATCACCGTCAACGTCGTTCACGCGGGGCTGATGGATACGGATATGGCCATCCCCTACCGCGGCATGTTCGACGAGCTCGTGAGCGGGCTATCCATCCAGCGCGTGGCCCGCCTCGAGGAGGTCACCGCCGCCATCGTCTTTCTCGCCAGCCCCGACGCCTCGTACATCACGGGCGCGGCGCTCGACGTGGACGGCGGCGCCGCGGCCTGACATCTCGAACCCGGTCACCCGCCCCGAAAGGCCGCCGTCAGGCCGCGCGGGCGATCTGCCGCAAGAGCCGCCGGGTCACGAGCCGGTGGCCGCCGCTCCCGATGACCGCGGCGCGATAGAGCCACCCGCTGAAGCCCGGAAACGCAGCGTGCGTTTGTGCGCACAGCTGGTCCCCCTCGAAGACGAATGTCAGCGCATAGTCGGAAAAGCGGTGCCGCCCGCGCAGGGCCAGCCGCCGGCCCGGCTCGGCCTCGACCACCCGGAAACCGGGCAGCGCTTCCCCGGGCCGGCCCTCGAACGCGGTCGTGCCCTCCACGGGATCGCAGCCCAAAATCCGCGCGACTGGCCCGCCGACCATGCCACCGCGCAGGACGTTCAACAGCGACGTCCAAACCCTGTCGACCGGAGCCTCGATCTTCTGACGATGCTCATCGATGTAAGGCAATTGCTCCATAAAAGGGTCATTCCACATTCGCCCCCAACGCGCCAGCATGACGCCGTCGTATGCCGGGGTATTGCGCCGGGCGCGCAGAGGATGCGCGGCGAGGGTGGCGCCCCAAGTACTCCCCGGGCGTCACGCCGTAAGCGGCCTTGAATTTGCGAATCAAATGACTCTGATCGGCGAAGCCCGAGGCCACGGCGGCCATGGCCGGGGAGGCGCCGGTCAGCAGCAATCGCTTGGCGTGGCGAAGACGGAGCTGCGTTTGATAGAGGTGCGGCGGCATGCCGAGGCAGCGGCGGAACGCCCGCAGCAGGTGAAAGCGGTCGACGCCTGCGAGCGCGGAGAGCTGGGCCAGGGAGCAATCCTCCGCAAAATTTTCCGAGAGGTACGCGAGGGCCAGGGC contains these protein-coding regions:
- a CDS encoding SDR family oxidoreductase gives rise to the protein MTNEKKLTGKVALVTGGSRGLGRETARALADEGADIAISYVASADKAEAVVRELQAKGVRAAAFQSDQGEPGRPAALVDAVVAHFGRLDILVNNAALSIPSRIDAPDGDVAALDRLWAVNALGVVATIRAAVKVLGKGGRIITIGSGVARRAGYPGVADYAGTKGAIVAYSKGAARDLAPREITVNVVHAGLMDTDMAIPYRGMFDELVSGLSIQRVARLEEVTAAIVFLASPDASYITGAALDVDGGAAA